The window GGGGTTGCAGCTTCCGGCTGCGAAAGCTCTTCGACCATCTGGTCGCGCGCCTGGCTGTCAGCCTGGAACCGCGTCCACCAGTCGCCGAGCCCCTGGCAGTTCTCACCGGATTCTTCACGCAATAACAGGAAGTCGTATGCAGCGCGAAAACGGGGGTGCTCCAGCATCGCGAAGGCGCGCTGACCTTGCCTGCGTGGCAGCCGTAGCTGTAACGTCCAGATTTCGCGCATGGGGATTAGAAACCGCTTTGGAATGCTGGTGTAGGCCAGCTGCTGGCTGATAATACCCTGCGCAGCCCGCTGCATGGCTTCCTGCGTAGGCAAGTTCTGCTCTTTCGCCAGGTGTCGCATACTTGCGCGCAGCGCCGGCCATAAGAAGGCCGCATAGATAAATGCCGGGGTCACCTTTTTGCCCTGACGAATGCGTTTGTCAGTGTTGGCGGCGGCGTTCATAACCATGGCCCGATCAGGCTCACGACCATTTTCCATGCAGAAGTCGGTATCCGGGAACAGGTACTTGAACAAATGATATTCGCGCAGCAGATTGACGGTAGCTGTCGCCGACCCGGACATAAACAGCTTTAACACTTCCTCGAACAAGCGGGCTGGCGGGATGTGCGTTAGATAATCGGCGTGCTCGCGAATCGGCGCTTCGGTAACGGGTTCGATGGTGAACCCGAGTTTGGCGGCGAAGCGCACCGCTCTCAGCAGTCGCACTGGGTCTTCCCGGTAGCGGGTTTGCGGATCGCCCACGATGCGGATCACCCGGTCGTTAAGGTCTTCCAGGCCCGTACTGAACTCCAGTAACTCCCGGCTGCGCGGATTGTAGTAGAGGGCGTTGACAGTAAAGTCTCGCCGTTCAGCATCCGTTTTTAGATTGCCATAGACGTTATCGCGCAGTAATACGCCATGTTCAGACTGTTTTGCCTGCTGATTATCATCGGCAACCGCGTGGTTATCGCGGAAGGTAGTGACTTCGATAATTTCCCGCCCAAACCGGACGTGAACGATCTGGAAGCGTTTGCCGATAATACGAGCATTGCGAAATATTCCACGGAGTTGTTCGGGGGTTGCACTGGTGGCTACATCGAAATCCTTGGGTTTCCCGCCCAGTAACAGATCGCGGACGCCGCCGCCCACCAAATAAGCCTCGTAACCGGCATCCAACAGCTGGTCGATCACGCGGATAGCGTTGCGACTTATCAGCTCCCGTGGAATATTGTGGGCTTTTTCAGGGATGACGGTGGCACCGAGAGGTCCTCGGGCATTCCCGAATCGCTTCTCGTTGCGGGACTTATTGAATTGCAGTAGCTGTTTTAGCATTGCTGAAAGGCTTTCTCTCCGTAGCTGGGCTTGAAACCAACGTGTGGCGCGCAGTCTACCACATCGCTGCCGATTCATTTAGAAGCTTAGAGCACGGCCATTCTTTTTGGGGGGGCAGATACCAAAACGGGAAAGCCGAAGGCTTTCCCGTCTAATCTGGATTGTGTTGATTTATCGTTTTTTTATCAACTGGACACTTCCCTGTCCGCTAGTTTGCCTTTTGGGCAACACCTCTCCAAAGGTACACAAGTCAGTTTATACGCTTTTTTCGTTGTTATTATTTGTTGTTGTTATGTGTTTCTTCTGTTCTTTTTATTATTTATTGTTGTTATTTGCTATGTAGCACTTTCTTATTATTCTTTATTGTTGTTATTGTGAATCATATAGAGCACAGCTCGTGCCAACAAAATAATATCCTTATAAAACAATGGTATAGATACTTTTGAGGTCCGATTTATTCGCTCGAAAAACAGTGATTCGTTACTTTCTGTCTCGGGTTTGTTACGGCGTGACAGGTTTCGGTAACAATTGTTCCCCGGCTGAGGTAACGGATTTTTAGCGTGCGGTAGCGCTCCAGCAACACAGGGTTGCTGGAGGGAATTCAAAGCGGGATTGAGCGGGGGTGGTGCGGTTATTTTTG of the Teredinibacter turnerae T7901 genome contains:
- the pcnB gene encoding polynucleotide adenylyltransferase PcnB yields the protein MLKQLLQFNKSRNEKRFGNARGPLGATVIPEKAHNIPRELISRNAIRVIDQLLDAGYEAYLVGGGVRDLLLGGKPKDFDVATSATPEQLRGIFRNARIIGKRFQIVHVRFGREIIEVTTFRDNHAVADDNQQAKQSEHGVLLRDNVYGNLKTDAERRDFTVNALYYNPRSRELLEFSTGLEDLNDRVIRIVGDPQTRYREDPVRLLRAVRFAAKLGFTIEPVTEAPIREHADYLTHIPPARLFEEVLKLFMSGSATATVNLLREYHLFKYLFPDTDFCMENGREPDRAMVMNAAANTDKRIRQGKKVTPAFIYAAFLWPALRASMRHLAKEQNLPTQEAMQRAAQGIISQQLAYTSIPKRFLIPMREIWTLQLRLPRRQGQRAFAMLEHPRFRAAYDFLLLREESGENCQGLGDWWTRFQADSQARDQMVEELSQPEAATPAAVRRPKRRRPRRSGSNPPSTD